A window of Xanthocytophaga agilis contains these coding sequences:
- a CDS encoding YbhB/YbcL family Raf kinase inhibitor-like protein produces MYRKDKSADLALTSYELLKVSSLAFSHKKFIPYRYTCDGSNVNPPILIEHIPEHTKDLALIMEDMDNFSGRWVVWNIPVPTNQTSFLIEENTIPGVQGLTDFGTSNYSGPCCSKAIHRYIFTLYALDKKLDLPPSTTKDQLEIAIQPHIIGLGELIGVYQRNMWAK; encoded by the coding sequence ATGTATAGGAAAGACAAAAGTGCTGATCTGGCACTTACCAGCTATGAGCTACTTAAAGTAAGCAGTCTTGCTTTTTCACATAAGAAATTTATTCCATACCGCTATACCTGCGATGGGAGTAATGTGAATCCGCCAATTCTGATAGAACACATACCCGAACATACTAAGGATCTGGCATTGATTATGGAAGACATGGATAATTTTAGCGGACGCTGGGTAGTGTGGAATATTCCTGTACCAACAAATCAGACCAGCTTTCTGATTGAAGAAAACACAATACCTGGCGTGCAGGGATTGACTGATTTTGGAACATCAAACTATTCAGGTCCTTGTTGCTCAAAAGCCATTCACAGATATATCTTTACACTATATGCACTGGATAAAAAACTGGATTTACCTCCTTCTACCACAAAGGATCAGTTAGAAATAGCGATTCAACCACATATTATTGGATTGGGAGAGTTGATCGGTGTATACCAACGTAATATGTGGGCTAAATAG
- a CDS encoding DUF2267 domain-containing protein, whose amino-acid sequence MDFTQYATVGNQYLNRLAQELQMPLEQAEAGSILRGVLHALRNHVTVEESCEMISHLPMALKGVYVDGWKPQRSIGSSNHLDDFIQEVVEDDGMRGLHDFRGASYAKFVVGAVFRSLQKSVADSEYKKFISAIPKDIKVFIQDSMVEKKPC is encoded by the coding sequence ATGGACTTTACTCAATATGCCACTGTAGGAAATCAATACCTGAATCGTTTAGCCCAGGAATTACAAATGCCTTTGGAACAGGCAGAAGCAGGCAGTATTCTTCGCGGGGTATTGCACGCATTACGCAATCATGTGACTGTTGAAGAGTCATGCGAGATGATATCTCACTTGCCTATGGCGCTGAAAGGAGTATATGTGGACGGCTGGAAGCCTCAGAGAAGTATAGGATCTTCTAACCATCTTGATGATTTTATCCAAGAAGTTGTCGAAGATGATGGCATGAGAGGATTACATGATTTTAGGGGAGCCTCTTATGCAAAGTTTGTTGTTGGGGCAGTTTTTCGCAGTTTGCAGAAGTCTGTTGCAGACAGTGAATATAAAAAGTTCATCTCCGCCATACCCAAAGATATTAAAGTTTTT